A portion of the Anoplopoma fimbria isolate UVic2021 breed Golden Eagle Sablefish unplaced genomic scaffold, Afim_UVic_2022 Un_contig_7312_pilon_pilon, whole genome shotgun sequence genome contains these proteins:
- the LOC129115375 gene encoding GATOR complex protein NPRL3-like, protein MLAVQEEITTTTEAEPTVPGVVRLHVNNWLEIHRIGGTYIPPEALERTYIPPMHCCCCWKVRRNCSPAMVRLITTCSAVKNLQQLAQDADLALFQIFQIAAHLAYWGKAIIIDPLCENKESMPVSALLYMSIFVWF, encoded by the exons ATGCTCGCCGTCCAGGAAGAGATTACCACGACAACTGAGGCGGAGCCCACAGTCCCTGGCGTGGTGCGACTACACGTTAACAACTGGCTCGAG ATCCACAGGATTGGTGGCACCTATATCCCCCCCGAGGCATTAGAGCGCACCTATATCCCCCCcatgcactgctgctgctgctggaaagtGAGAAGGAACTGCTCGCCTGCGATGGTGCGCCTCATCACAACCTGCTCAGCGGTGaaaaacctgcagcagctcGCACAAGATGCTGACCTGGccttatttcagatttttcaaaTTGCTGCTCACTTGGCTTATTGGGGCAAAGCGATCATCATCGACCCGCTGTGTGAGAACAAGGAGAGCATGCCTGTCAGTGCTCTGTTATATATGTCtatatttgtttggttttga